A stretch of DNA from Gammaproteobacteria bacterium:
CGGTATCCAATACTTCGGTGGGATATGCGGCAATGTGCGAAAACTTATAACCATCATAGGTAAGTGAACCATTAGCACCCAACGTGATTACAAATTGTCGCGCATATTGTTTAAGAGCTTGTTTTGCTTCTTCTAAAGTAGAGGTCTGTGTAAAAAGCATTGCTTCTTGTTCGTTGCTAAAAATAATGTCTACTTGATTGCCAATGATTGAATGAAGCTTATCTTTAAAATAGAGCACCATATTGGGATCTGATAAACAAATAGCGGTTTTCACATGAAATTTTTGCGCCATTTCACGCACGATGATGGCTGCTTCACAGCTGGGAGGTGATGCCACTAAGAATCCTTCAATATAAAGATACTCTGAGTTTTTTAATGCGCTTTCAGAAATTTCCGCTTTAGAAAATTCAGCGGTAATTCCGAGGTGGGTATTCATGGTGCGGTCTGCATCTGGTGTCACTAATACAATACATTTTCCCGTAGTTCCAGGATATAACGCGTCGGTCAAATTGGTATCAACGCCTTGTGAAGTTAAAGTGTTATAATAAAACTTTCCGGAGCTATCATTGCCTACTTTACATGAAAAAAAAGTGCGTGCTCCTAATTGTTGTAGGGTAACTAGCGTATTTCCTGCCGAGCCGCCACATTCTTTCAGATGTTTGATACCATCAAGTTCTTCTAATAAGCGATGATGTTTATCTTCATCAATTAAAGTCATAACGCCTTTTTCAATATTAAGTCGCTCAAGCGTCGCATTACTCACTTCAAAATCGATATCAACTAACGCATTACCGATACCATACACCTGATATTTTTTCACTTTGAACGCCTCCATTTAAAAGTGCTTTATTTATTCGTGTAATTACTTTTGCAATAAATTCTTATTTATCACGATACACTCCTGAAGGGAACTTCTTATTCATAATAATTGACAGCAAGCACTGCTGAGGCAAATTCTGTTGCATTTCGACCTGCAACTGAAAACCAGGGGCCGGCAATGATACCTAAGTGTGAATTGAAATTATATTCCATAGCAGGGGCTAAACTTAGTTCATTGCCTGAAGGACCATTTTCAATTGCCGGCAAGCCTTCTGAGTTGGTTCCAGTTATTCCGGTAAAATTGGAACCTCCATTTGCTGTGTACAATATATCTAAAGCAGGAACCCAATGATTGGTTAAGGTGTATTCCATTGCCAAGTCAGCACTGAATTGATTACCTAACTTTACATTACCACTTGTTTCATTGTTACCGCCAAAAGAATTCACACCTTGAATACGAGTTGTAGAAGGCAGTGTATAGCCTAAAGCCAGTCGATCACGAAAGTACTTAGTGGCTGTGACATGCCATAGTTGCTGAAAATTTAAACCAAAACTTGTCTGATATGCCCCTGTACCAGTAGCATCCGTCCCTTTTCTATTTGGATTTAAGTCCTCAAAATCACCCGTTGGAACAGTCTCACTGATAGTGCCGCGCAGACTGGGATGCCAGGTATCAGTCACCCCTCTTAACAACTGGAATCCCAAAGTAAAAGTAGCATCACCCGCATCACTGTTCGTTTCTCCATCGGTATGGTTAAACACATAGGGTATAGCCGCTTGAAAATCCATAAAACTGGTGAGCCCTAAGGAGATGATTAATGTTGGGCTGACTGTATAAAAATTATTAGCAAAATCAACGGCCTTTCTATCGCTGTTATAAACCCCATAGGCGTTGGTAAAGAACACATAAGGTTCAATATTAAAATGTCCGGCAGGAATAGTATTACCAGAGCCCGCCAAAAGAGGACCTGTAAACCAGGGTAAGTCTTCATCAGCGGCGGAGTTAACAACACTGGCGGGCAGCACTGCAGAGGGCTCAGTCCCAGAGCTTGGATCACCTAACGCTAATCCATTAGTTGCATGCAGCAAACTGAGAAGACCGGTCACGGCAACAATAAGAGAGGGATTTTTCATGTATAAATCTCACAGATTTAGTTAAAAAGCTTATATTAATTAGAAGCATAATTCACAGCTAGCCACCTCTAGCCAAATTAAATCACATGCCTAAAATAAAAGGGGTTTATCAAAATAACAGAGCTTGGATTAAGGGGTCAAGTCTAACTTTGTACACTTGGACAGCTGATAACTCAGTCCCGAGGTTTTCATAGTAAAATAAACCCTAAAATAGAGCCACAGGCTTGCTTACGCCCATGGTGCCACTATTAAATATTCGCATGGCTGATAACAAAAAAGAAATCAACGAGGTGAAAGAAATAACAAGTAAACGCGATGCATTGATCGATCTCGCGGAGCATAAAGAAAATTCTGCAAACTTCAGAAACAAATCTAAACAAAGCAATTTGCAGCTTTCCCGCAACAATTAACCGCTTTAATGCAAAACCTCGCAAGAAAAAATTCTGATTTAAACCCCACTGTATGTGTCTTTTGGAACAGACCTTATCTACCTCCAGCCCAATCCGAATTAGCTAATCAGACTAAAGCTATGCGGAACCAAATTCAGCGACCAGAGCATCTATAAAACTACGCAACTTGATGGTCGGTTTGCGAGCCGCAGGATAAACCACATGCATTGATTTAGTAGGGCCTTCGTAGTCAGCCAGAAGCTATGGGGTTAGACTATGGGGTCAAATTTTGACATATGACATTGATTTTTGCTTCAATGTCATATGTCAAAATTTGACCCCATAGGCTGCTTAACTTAACGCTCCCCGCGAGGTAGGGATTGCAGAACAATACCTGCAACCCATTGTGAGCGTGTGGTTGCATCTAAAATATTTACATGCCTATATCATTACGCATTGATTTTATTGAAAAATTAATCATATTTCGAAAAAATCAACAAGCTCTTGCAGAAAATCCAGGCCATATCGAAAATAGCTAAATTGAGGTCTCTGGCTATCATGATAATGATTCATGGGTATAGGTTTTTTCACAGCTCGCCATTCACTCACGTTGTGTGCCCAACACAATGTCAACGCTAACAAAGTCATTACTTTTTCTAAGCGATCCAGCGCAGTAATATGAGTTTGTTCAAAATTAAAACCCCGTCCTTTTAAATTTTGAAATAAAGATTCGATTTCCCAGCGCCGCAGATAAATTGAAATAGCATTTTTGGGATGTTGATTAGTAGCCACTATCATCAATTCTCCACCTTCTGAGCGAGAACCTGCTAAAAAAACGGCTGTATTATCCCACAGATTAATTTTCATCATATAAATCGATTTTTCTTTCGGATTTAAATGATTAAAGATTTTTTTAGCTTTTACCCATTTTTTGCCTGCGATATTTGCTTGGCTGCCTTCCTTGATGCGAATATAAAAAGCAATTTTTTCCTTATTAAACCATTTAAAAAATGCTTTGCTGGCAAATTCCCTATCTCCTAAAACCCCTAAAATGCACTCTTTTCCAAATACAGATACAAATCGTTCCATTAAAGCAATATGCTCTTTAGCTGATGCATTACCTGCTTTGGGTAACAACTCCCAGAATAAAGGAATTGCTATACCTTCATAAGCTACGCCTAGCGTAAAGACATTTATCTTCGCTTTACCTAAAAACCAATTTGTTCTGTCTATTGTCAAATAAAGCTTTTTCTCAGTAAAACCAAACCATTTAAATATCAATCGCGCCATTACCGCTGCATCAATGTTAAATTCTCGAAAGAAGCTTTTTAAGCGTTTATAGCGTGATGATTGCTGCACTGGACTGTCCATCACCACAGCCATTTTGAACAAGCTTATTGTTCTTGCTGCTAGCAAGGCTAATATCATTAAACTAAAACAAGTTAATCTGGCCTTGTTCCATTTTAATTCTTGGCCTAGAATTCGAACTAACTCGCTGGTTTTATTTTTATCCATATAATCTCCTTTTCTTTGTCGAAAATGATTATATGTTTTTCTTTCAAAATCAGCGAGTTATCTCGCGCAATTCTTTTTTATTCTTCTTTTTTCAATTTTCGTACCCTACAGAGGTATTTTTGTTGTCGGACATATGGGGGCAGGCAAGGCATTGCTGAGTGAAGCCCTAGCTAAAAAACTGGGATGGCAGTTTATTGATGCCAATCCTAGTTTAGAACGGTATATTGGGCGAAATTTGCATGAAATTTTGGGAAGACAGGGTGAAGAAGCTCTTCATCAATGTGAGGCCGAAATCATATCTCATTATAAGGGTAAAGAACAGGTTGTTGTCTTGATGGAAGAAGCGGTGATTGCTACTGAACAAAATAGGAAACTGTTATCCTCAGAATTTGTTGTTTATTTGAAAGTGACAACACCTATGCAGATCGAGCGAATGCAAGTCAATCTGAGCAATCGACCTCCAGTTTTACCAATCGCCGATCTCAAAGCTTTTTTAGATAAACAACACCTTGAACGTGATAATTTTTATGAAGAGGTAGCGACACTGACCGTCGAGTCCATTTCTGTTGAAGAAGGTGTGAATACAATAATAAAAGCCGTTGAGAAGTTTTGAAGCATGCATCCTGAACCACAAGCTACATTATTGCGGCGATTTTTCTTATTTTTATTAGTAACTCAACATCCTTCCAGTCATCACAATTGATTTTGTGCATTGATGCAAAAACTTATTGGGAAATATCATGTTAACAACTGAGATGAAGTATTTGCCTGCGAAAAATGAAGATGGCAATTTAACTGAATGGAAGTCAACAGTATTTTTGAGACATTTCATTACCAAAGATTTTATAAAGATTGGTGATTACACTTATTACGATACAAGTTTTACTGATGAAAATCCTGAAGATTTCGAGAATACAAATGTGTTGTATTTTCCGACAAATAATTCTCAATTAATCATTGGAAAATTTTGTTGTCTAGCCAATAAATGTAAATTCATGATGTCCGGGGCTCAACATCATTTAAATTCTTTTACTGCCTATCCTTTGTTTTGGAATTTTATCGATAATCCCGAAGTTAAAAGCTATATGGATATAATTCCGGACAAAAAATATTACCATAAGGAATATGATAATACAGTAGTGGGTAATGATGTTTGGATAGGTTATGATGCATTAATTATGCCAGGAGTAAAAATCGGGAATGGGGCTATTGTTGGAGCACGTGCTGTAGTGACTAAAGATGTGCCTCCATACGCGATTGTTGGAGGTAATCCAGCTAATATTATCCGAACACGGTTTGACGACAAAACGATTCATCGTTTACTTGAAATCCAATGGTGGAATTGGTCGATAGAAAAAATCATGAGCGCATACAGTGCCATTATGAATGCAGATATAAAAGCGTTGGCATCCTTCCAATCATTATAATCATTCGCTTCGTCACTCAATGCTTTCTCTAAGGTTATGGATGTAGCACAGAAAATAAAAATTTATAGCCTTCTTTTTCTTGGCATGGTATTCCGGCCTATGATGCTTGAAAAAATTAGCTATAGACCGGTTCCAAGCTCAATAAGCACAGAATAAATGGTACCTGGCCAAAGCCTCTTGGTGGCCACTGATTGGGATATACTGCATAATCACTGAGAAATTAGTTTTCTCGCCTATATATTCTTGTAGCGTTGTGAAATTAAATTGGACAACAGGTTGTTTAAGGTCAGCATGGCCTTCAGAATAAGCAAGGGGACAATCTTTAGCATGATCGCAAACTTTTATGTCAAGAAAAATAGTGCCTGCAGGCGGAATCTCTTTCGGGGTTAGCTGACAGGTGAATTTATAAA
This window harbors:
- a CDS encoding adenosine kinase yields the protein MKKYQVYGIGNALVDIDFEVSNATLERLNIEKGVMTLIDEDKHHRLLEELDGIKHLKECGGSAGNTLVTLQQLGARTFFSCKVGNDSSGKFYYNTLTSQGVDTNLTDALYPGTTGKCIVLVTPDADRTMNTHLGITAEFSKAEISESALKNSEYLYIEGFLVASPPSCEAAIIVREMAQKFHVKTAICLSDPNMVLYFKDKLHSIIGNQVDIIFSNEQEAMLFTQTSTLEEAKQALKQYARQFVITLGANGSLTYDGYKFSHIAAYPTEVLDTVGAGDIFAGTFLYAITQGHSFETAGKLANFAASKVVSKFGPRLDHIEIMEIQNSGIISITMNNNSAYNTLSE
- a CDS encoding CatB-related O-acetyltransferase, which translates into the protein MLTTEMKYLPAKNEDGNLTEWKSTVFLRHFITKDFIKIGDYTYYDTSFTDENPEDFENTNVLYFPTNNSQLIIGKFCCLANKCKFMMSGAQHHLNSFTAYPLFWNFIDNPEVKSYMDIIPDKKYYHKEYDNTVVGNDVWIGYDALIMPGVKIGNGAIVGARAVVTKDVPPYAIVGGNPANIIRTRFDDKTIHRLLEIQWWNWSIEKIMSAYSAIMNADIKALASFQSL
- a CDS encoding IS4 family transposase, coding for MDKNKTSELVRILGQELKWNKARLTCFSLMILALLAARTISLFKMAVVMDSPVQQSSRYKRLKSFFREFNIDAAVMARLIFKWFGFTEKKLYLTIDRTNWFLGKAKINVFTLGVAYEGIAIPLFWELLPKAGNASAKEHIALMERFVSVFGKECILGVLGDREFASKAFFKWFNKEKIAFYIRIKEGSQANIAGKKWVKAKKIFNHLNPKEKSIYMMKINLWDNTAVFLAGSRSEGGELMIVATNQHPKNAISIYLRRWEIESLFQNLKGRGFNFEQTHITALDRLEKVMTLLALTLCWAHNVSEWRAVKKPIPMNHYHDSQRPQFSYFRYGLDFLQELVDFFEI
- a CDS encoding shikimate kinase, translating into MGAGKALLSEALAKKLGWQFIDANPSLERYIGRNLHEILGRQGEEALHQCEAEIISHYKGKEQVVVLMEEAVIATEQNRKLLSSEFVVYLKVTTPMQIERMQVNLSNRPPVLPIADLKAFLDKQHLERDNFYEEVATLTVESISVEEGVNTIIKAVEKF